The Fulvivirga ligni genome window below encodes:
- a CDS encoding tetratricopeptide repeat protein, with protein MRYTLIISLFLLASCVKYSRDPIENVDLKVDVEQTLEYLQDLESEYQEEPQLYYHLAKAYAAKENYAAANNQIDKAISLAEDRAEYFYEKGKIEKKLNHHAESVSALLTAEAMGVQNFHLYKDLAEEYMALGDAEKAKSSVNRLTEMESSGDGYRLKGDIMLALEDTASAIDNYTKAIAMTPSQMGAHVGLFDIYSRRKEYNKADEQINQLLALSPRNNDYIEKKADIMNDMGRLDTAKVLYIDLVESRGSLKDYYKLADAFYQLSDYDSAQLMAQEAYAIDTNYLEAKLIVARTLDKQRKYQDAIGAYEQILQRDSTFNLAQAELEVLQRKVAYLWRLQQEKASLDAIRNGPPPAVKKKDITIEK; from the coding sequence ATGCGATACACACTTATCATTTCTCTTTTCCTGCTAGCCTCTTGCGTGAAATACTCAAGAGACCCGATAGAGAATGTAGATCTTAAAGTGGATGTGGAGCAAACACTTGAGTATCTGCAAGACCTGGAGTCAGAGTACCAGGAGGAACCACAGCTGTATTATCATTTAGCCAAAGCCTACGCTGCCAAGGAAAACTATGCAGCGGCCAATAATCAGATAGATAAGGCCATTAGCCTGGCAGAAGATAGAGCCGAGTATTTTTATGAAAAAGGTAAAATAGAAAAGAAGCTGAACCACCATGCTGAGTCTGTAAGTGCACTACTTACCGCAGAGGCCATGGGTGTTCAAAACTTTCACCTGTATAAGGATTTAGCCGAAGAGTATATGGCTTTGGGAGATGCAGAAAAAGCCAAATCATCAGTTAACCGACTAACGGAGATGGAGTCTTCTGGGGATGGTTACAGGTTGAAAGGTGATATAATGTTAGCACTAGAGGATACAGCTTCAGCCATAGATAATTATACTAAGGCTATTGCAATGACGCCGAGTCAGATGGGAGCCCATGTAGGCCTATTTGACATTTATTCAAGAAGGAAAGAATATAATAAGGCCGATGAGCAAATCAATCAGCTTTTAGCCTTATCACCCAGAAATAATGATTATATAGAGAAAAAAGCTGATATCATGAATGATATGGGGCGTCTGGATACGGCCAAAGTGTTGTATATCGATCTGGTGGAAAGCAGAGGGTCTTTAAAAGATTACTACAAATTAGCAGATGCTTTCTATCAATTAAGTGATTATGATTCGGCTCAGCTTATGGCGCAGGAGGCATATGCCATAGACACCAATTATCTTGAAGCAAAGCTAATAGTAGCAAGAACACTGGACAAGCAGCGAAAATACCAGGATGCCATAGGCGCCTATGAGCAGATTTTACAAAGAGATTCTACTTTTAATTTAGCCCAGGCTGAATTGGAGGTTTTGCAAAGAAAAGTTGCATATTTGTGGCGCTTGCAGCAGGAGAAGGCTTCATTAGATGCTATTAGGAACGGTCCGCCTCCGGCTGTGAAGAAAAAAGACATTACAATAGAAAAGTAA